Proteins encoded together in one Acholeplasma hippikon window:
- a CDS encoding TrmH family RNA methyltransferase, translated as MVIESKDNQRFKSWMKLKLKKHRDETNLFLVYGKKLVDLALAHGVCEEVVTTNPEIEGTLISEKLMKELSQTETTFDVMAVCKKVSNPIQSDKILVLDDVQNPDNVGALLRSALAFGFKHVILSQKSADLYNEKTIRASQGAIFDVYVERLNLVEFLTLKKDEGYQVFGADAHASKNQPEEGPIILVLGNEGNGLSNEVKELANGFINIKTETVESLNVVVAGSILMYEWGKVR; from the coding sequence ATGGTAATTGAGTCCAAAGATAATCAAAGATTTAAATCATGGATGAAACTTAAACTAAAAAAACATAGAGATGAAACAAATCTCTTTTTAGTCTATGGCAAAAAGCTTGTCGATTTAGCTTTAGCACATGGTGTATGTGAAGAAGTGGTGACAACTAATCCTGAAATAGAAGGTACTTTGATTTCCGAAAAACTCATGAAAGAATTATCTCAAACTGAAACAACATTTGATGTGATGGCAGTTTGTAAGAAGGTTTCAAATCCAATTCAATCAGATAAGATTTTAGTGTTAGATGATGTTCAAAATCCAGATAATGTTGGAGCACTTTTAAGAAGTGCATTAGCATTTGGCTTTAAGCATGTAATTCTCTCACAAAAGTCAGCTGATTTATACAATGAAAAAACAATAAGAGCAAGTCAGGGCGCAATCTTTGATGTTTACGTAGAACGTTTAAATTTAGTTGAGTTTTTAACGCTTAAAAAAGATGAAGGGTATCAAGTTTTTGGGGCGGATGCACATGCATCTAAAAACCAACCCGAAGAAGGACCAATTATTTTAGTCTTAGGTAATGAAGGAAATGGACTATCAAATGAAGTTAAAGAACTTGCAAATGGCTTTATTAACATAAAAACAGAAACTGTTGAAAGTTTAAATGTAGTTGTTGCTGGTAGTATTTTAATGTATGAGTGGGGGAAGGTAAGATGA
- the def gene encoding peptide deformylase, which yields MITMRNIIREGHPSLTKKSELVKLPLSKEDFEVGYSLLEYVKNSQDEAMVKKYKLRPSVGLAAVQINVLKRMFAMHVEDFDNVLHSYVFVNPEIIATSQEETYIPGGEGCLSVDRETEGLTPRFYAIKVKGHIIDFDTKEAKPVEMTLSGYPSIVFQHEFDHLNGIMFTTKLYPELPKAFPLFETEDDSED from the coding sequence ATGATTACAATGAGAAATATTATTCGTGAAGGTCATCCTTCACTTACCAAGAAAAGCGAATTAGTCAAACTTCCTTTATCAAAAGAAGATTTTGAAGTCGGATATAGTCTTTTAGAATATGTTAAAAATTCTCAAGACGAAGCAATGGTTAAGAAATATAAATTAAGACCATCTGTTGGATTAGCTGCTGTACAAATTAATGTTTTAAAACGTATGTTTGCAATGCATGTTGAAGATTTCGATAACGTACTTCACTCTTATGTATTTGTGAATCCTGAAATTATCGCAACCAGCCAAGAAGAAACTTATATTCCTGGCGGGGAAGGTTGTCTATCTGTTGATAGAGAAACTGAAGGATTAACTCCAAGATTCTACGCTATTAAAGTCAAAGGTCACATCATTGATTTTGATACAAAAGAAGCTAAACCAGTTGAAATGACACTTAGTGGTTATCCATCAATTGTCTTCCAACATGAATTTGATCACCTAAACGGTATCATGTTTACAACTAAATTATATCCAGAACTTCCTAAGGCATTCCCGCTTTTCGAAACTGAAGATGACTCAGAAGACTAA